ATTCGACGGCGGTGCACAGCTGAGCGTGGATTCCCTGAAGACTGCGGTTCAAGCCCAGGATTCCGTGGCACCCCAGCGCATCGAGGTACTTGTACCTATGCGCTGGGGTGACATGGATGCATATGGGCATATCAACAATGTGCAGATCGTGCGCATGCTGGAGGAAGCCCGAATCGCGGCTTTCGGACCCCCACGGGGTGCCGGCCTTCCGGGCGTGGAACCGCCGGCAGCCCTGTTCAATGATGTCGAAGAGGGCACCATGACCTTGGTTGTGGAGCACAAAGTCCGGTACGTCCGGACTTTGGAATACCGCAATATTCCGGCGGTTGTGCAGATTTGGGTCGGCGCCATCAAGGGGGCCAGCTTTGATCTTCACTACGTCATCAAGGACCCCGTCACAAAAGAAGACTGTGTCAAGGCAACTACGCACCTGGCATTCGTGGCAGAAGCTACCGGCAGGGTCCTCAGGCTCACACCGGACCAGAAGGAAAAGTTGGAGCGTTACCGCGCGTAGAGTTTCACCATGAAACTTGAAATCGCCGTGGTGAGCGCGGCGGGTGCCGGTACCGCAGCATCCGAAGGTGCCGACCGGATTGAGCTCTGCAGCAGCCTGGAACTTGGGGGCATCACGCCAAGCCAGGGACTGATGGAAGCCAGCGTTGAACACGTCGCGGGACGCCTGCAGATCCACCCATTGATACGATGCCGCCCCGGCGATTTCCACTACTCCGCCTCGGATGTGGACACCATGGTGCACGAAGTACGCCATCTGCTGGCTCAGGGCGCCCACGGCGTAGTGGTGGGCGCCCTGACCGCAGAGGGCGACGTCGATGTTCACGCGATACGACGCCTGCTGGATTCTGCCCGGCAGGCCAGCCCGGAAGCGCAGTTGACCTTCCATCGCGCGATCGATCAATCACGGGACCCCATGGCCACCCTTGACGAATTGCTGGAACTCGGCTTCACCCGGGTACTCACGTCAGGCCATGAGCCCACCGCAGGTGAAGGCCTTGCCACACTTTCCGAGATGGTGGAGCGGGCCGGGGGAGCCATCGAAATCATGGCCGGAGGCGGACTTACGCTTGGCGACATCCCGGCGATGCACGCTGCCGGCCTGTCTGCCGTTCATTTGTCCGCCAAGAGAACCGTCTCAACGCTGGGGGAGCGGACCATATCCCTTGGCGCGCAGGATGATGCCGACCCCACGGCGTATACCGTCACCGACAGGGACACGGTCCGGATGCTCAGGGCGGAGATCAATGCGCTGGAACTCGGTGCTCCTCCGGAATAGCTTCCACTGCCGAGGTCAGCCTCCCCACATGGCCTGGTTCAACGGAGTTACCCTCAGGCTTTCCAGCCGTGCGGTTCCTCCTTCGGAGAAAACCGAGATGTTGGTGGCACCAGCGGCTGGAAAGACCTGGTCTGTGATGGTCGTCAGGCCGTCCTGGGCGAAGAGCTCCACGGATGCACGGTCCACGTAAAGGCGCAGGCGGAGCCGGCCATTCATCAACTCGACCCGCGGATCCTCCACTGAACTGAAGGCTGGATGGAATCCCTCGTTGCCGGAGTTGGTCCTGTCGATGGAGAGCCGTTTAGTGGCCGGAGCATAGCCGATCCGGGTGGCTTCGGTTCCGTTGCCAAGGACTTTCAGGCCAAACGCCGCCGCGGTCCCCGGTGAGAACTCGGCGTCAACCTGCACCACGTCACCTGTGATGGGAAGCGTGGTTGTTCCCGGCGCGATGTCCTGGGCCGACGCCGTGTACGCCGCTGCGGTGTTCTTCAATGCATCGGCCTGGGACACCACCTGCTGCCGCAGCCGCGGGCCCATGGACGTCTGGGTAAGAACGACTTCGCGGGGTAATGCCATGGTCCCGCGCCATGTCGTGGAGGGAGTGTCCTGGCCGTAGTCCCAATTGTTCATCCATCCCAGCATGATGCGCTTGCCGTCGGGAGCATTGTTGAAGGACACCGTCGCGTAGTAGTCCCTGCCCCAGTCCAGCCAATCGTGCTGTTCCAGATGGGAGGCATACGAGGAAACGAACTCGTCGGCCAGGATGTGTCCCCAGCCGCCGCGGTTGTTGTCCACGATTTTGATGGTGGCCTGGCTGCCCTTGTAGGCGCTGACGTCCCAGGCTTTCCAGTCCAGATGTTCGGAGTCGTTACCGGTGGCGGTGCGGACTGTCTGCCCATTGACCACAAGGTTCACTGTGGTTTCAGAGCTCCTGGGCTTCGCCTGCTCCGAGCCCAGCACCATGTGGTCAAGTGTCAGATGGCCCCAGGGCCCCGTTGCGTTATCAACAACTCGGATGCGGGCGATCTGGCCGTACCAAGGGGAAACGTCCCAATTCTGCCAGTTCAGGTCCCCTGAATTCGTGCCGGTTGCCGTGCGCACCGGCACGCCGCCAACCAGCAGCTCAACCTGGAGTTCCCCGCCAGTGCGGCTGCCGCCGCCCAATAGGAATCCGATGTTGGTGTTGGTCAGGTAAAACTCGGGAGACGTGATGGTACCAACGTTGTTGTCCTGGTACGGGCCGCCTTCGAAGGTGTTGATCCGTTTCCCGATGGCGAATTCACCGCCCGACGTCGAGGGGTTCAGGGCCGCCTGGAAGTCCCCGGTGAGTTGCCAGCCGGCTTGGGTCAGCGTTCCGGAATAGTCGAAGCCGTCGAACAGCAGATAGCCCGGAGGGGGCTGGTTTCCCGATTGCTGGCCGGATTCCTGCGGGTGCTTTCCGCCGCCTGCGAGGAAGTTGAGGTAGTCCTTGTCCAGAGTGAAAGGTGCTGATTCCATGGTGCCAACGGGAGCATCTCCGCCGTTGAAGCCGTTAACCAGCCCGGCTCCGATGTTGCCGGTAACCGCCATTTGTCCTGGGAGAGTCCCGGATGCGGGAACGCTTCCCCAAGGCCCGGAACTGTTTGACGGATCGTTCTGGACGTTCCAGCCGCTGTAGTTGCCGCCGTTGAATCCCGCAAGGACGTTTCCGGGTGGAAGTTGGCTGGCGGGATCGATATTTTCGGCGGTGAATGAAGTGCCGTTGAAGGTTCCAACGAAATACTGTCCGCCGCTGCCCCCTGCCACCGCTCCAGGGTTGATGTTCACGCTGAGGACCCACTTGACGTTATTTGGGTCTCCGTCGACGGCGAGGGGGAAAAGGTCAGGGCATTCCCACTGCCCTCCGGTCGCATTTGCCGGACCGAAGTCGTCCAAGTAATTCCATTGCTTCAAGTCGTTGCTCTTATAGAAGAGGACGCGGTGCTCGTCAGCTTCAACAGCCGCCATCACCCAGTAGTCCGGACCGGTCGGGGCGTCGTACCAAAAGACCTTGGGGTCGCGGAAGCTGGAGGTGTTCCTGCTGAGGACCGGGTTGTTCCCGTACTTGGTCCAAGTCTGCCCGTCGTCGGTACTGAACGCCAGCGACTGTGCCTGTTTACCGGCCTGGGTGGGGTGGGCCGCTGTGTAATTGCTCGTGTAGATGGCCACCAACGGCGGATTTTGGAGAGTCCCGAGTCCGCTGGTGTTCTGGGTGTCCACCACTACTGAGCCGGAGAAGATTTCCTCGATGACCTGGCCGGATCCGTTGAATCCCCGCGGAATGGCGAGTGGCTGTTCCTCCCAATGGATCAGGTCGGTGGAGGAAGCGTGGCCCCAGCTCATGTCCCCCCATCGTGTTCCGTTGGGGTTGTACTGGTAATACATGTGGTATTTCCCGTTGTGGAAGACCAGCCCGTTGGGATCGTTCATCCAGTTCGCTTCGGGCGTGTAGTGCAGGTACGGCCGGTATTGCTGGGTGGCCGGGTCCGGGTCGGTGGCCTGGGCGGTGGTAGCAACTGCGGATGAGGCAGCGGTGAGTGCCACGGCTACCCCAATCGACATTAAGGCTTTGGGGCGTCTTGTCATCGTTGACAGACCTTTCGTCAAGGACTTGCGTTGCGGATGACGACGGCGGACCCGCCCTGGGGCGACGTCCGCCGTCGTAATTCATGGTGTGCCGTTACGGCGTGGCCCTGAACGCGTAGTTGGACGCGTACCTCACCACCTGGTTGCTATCGCCGCTATCGAGCACCTTGGAGCCCGAGGTTGAAGCATCCAGGACTACGGTGTGCACTGCGATGGCTGAGACGGTGTTGTTGGTGGCGATGTAGTTGTTGTTTCCGGAAGCCACCAGGATGATGGTGGGCGTCTGCCCGGACGGCGTGACCGATCCCGATGCGACGTCGTAGCTGAAATGGTTTCCAACAACGGTGTTGTTGCTGCCCGCTATGTGCACCAGTCCGAAGAGATCGTCCAAACCGTTGTTGTACGGTTTGAGGGGATCGAATGGTTCCATCTGGCGCAGGAAGTGATTGGCCCCAACGAGATTTTCCGTGCAGCTTCCTTCAAAATTCACCATGCCGGGGTAGAAGGCATGGAAACGGTTGGACGTTATGGAGGACCGCGTGCAGTTCTTGAAATGCACGCTGCTCTTGCCCCTGGGGAAGACGTTGTTGCCCGTGACTAGCAAGCCCATGTGTCCCTCGGCGAAAATCGAGAATCCCACGTAGCCGGCGCCAATGAGGTTGTCGGTCACTTTTGAGGCCTGGCCCGATCCTGTCAGTTCCACGCATGATCCACATTCAGCAAGGAAGTTGCTGCTGACGCTTAAGGCGTCCGTATCCCTCACCACAAGCCCATGCTCGAGGTAGACCATTCCCATGCGTTCCACACGGCAGGAATCGTTGGCAGAATCGAAGCGGATGCCTGTTTTGCCGTTGGTGTAATCGTTCTCGTTGGAGCCGAACGAGACGCCGTCAAGGCAGAAGTTCTCGAACACCACTGAGCTGAGCCGTGGATCGCCGGTGCGGTAGACCCGGAAGGCGTCCGTGTTCCCGTCTGTGTTTTCCACCCTGACGCGGCTGGCGCCGGGGTTGATCTCGTGCCAGCCCGAGGTGTTGCCGGCGTTGTAGCGGATGCTCAACGAGGTGAAGCCATGTCCCGATCCACGGATGGTCAGGAAGCTGATGTCCACATTGACGCGGGTCTTGAGGGAGTAGTCTCCCGGGGGTATATAGATAACGGCACCTGGCTTGGACGCCTGGCTGGTCTGCTGGCTCTTGATGTCGGCGATGATGCTGTTGATGATGAGCCCGATGTCGTTGTACGGGGTAGCGGACGGATTCCCTGGCACGCTCCAGGTGGTGACGTCATAGACGGTGGTCAAAGCTGGTTCTCCTCACATCGTTGGGGGACTGAACTGTGTTGCTTCTCTTCAAGTGCGTCCGGAACCGCCGGCGCCGTGCTCTGCATGCTCGCTCGTGCCTCGCTTAGACGCATGCTGCCGCACGCCTCCGGCGGTTGTGGGTGGTTCTACAGACGGGTGCTCTATGGACGGTTGCTTTACAGGACGCCGATCAAGTGCCGGTGCCCCTGCGGCTGGGGACCGGCGTCGGGCGTTGCGGCCACCTGTCCAGGTGCTGCAGTGGCACTGCCACCGGCTGCCGCCACAGTGAAGGCGACCGCCGCCGACGCCGTGAGGGCGCGGAGCACACTCCGGCGGCTGATGTCCGGGATGGGTTTCATACGTTCTCCTTTGAATGGGGGTCCCCAACCAGGCCGCAATGGCGGCGGATGGGAAAGGGCCTGACTAAGGGTGGAAATCGGCGGACGGGATGCACTGTCAGCCGGAAGAGCAGGCCTCAGCCGCAAAATCAGCCGTGAGCCAGAAACAGGCACAGCGGGGTGCCAAAAGCTGCGACATCAGCCAAAATATGCCAAAACGGTTTATCTGCCTGCGACGATGACTTTAGGGCTGGGCCGCCCGGTACGTCAAGGCCCAAAAACATCCACAATGTGACGCTTGACATACTCGGGAAATCGGGCCTATGGTGTTGCCAAGTCGTTTTGGCAAAACGATTCTTCACCCCGCACACAATCTTTCAATCCCGTTCCAAGAGAAAGTCGACAGCGATGTCCACTCGAAAGACCATCTCCAGGCTCGTCACACTCGGCGGCCTCTGCACTGCCGTCGCACTCGCAGCTACCGGTTGCGGTGCCGGGGGCCCCGCACCGACATCCGGTAGCGGTTCCAGCACAGTCAACGTCCTGGTGGAAGCCGGCGGCCACGCCGAGCTCACAGGCGTTGCCCAGCAGTGCAAGAAAGACACCGGCCTCGACGTCAACTTCGTCGAATTGCCCTATGACGGCATGTTCAACCGGCTCTCCAGCGAGTTCTCCTCCGGCAACGTTTCCTTCGACGTCGCGGCATTGGACTCCGTGTGGCTCCCCAGCTTCAAGGATGCAGTCCAGCCAATCGATGAACTGTTCACCGATGAAGCCAAGAAAGACATTTTCCCCGCCCTCGTCAAGGAAGCCAACGTTGACGGCCACTTCATCGGTATGCCTGCCTGGACCAACGCAGAGATCATCCTGTACCGCAAGGACCTCTTCGAGGACGCCAAGAACAAGGCAGATTTCAAGGCAAAGTACGGCTATGAACTGGCAGCTCCCACTACGTGGAAGCAGTACCAGGACATCTCCGAGTTCTTCACCAAGGACGGCATGTACGGCACGGACGTGAAGGGCGCCGTAGAAACAGAATGGCTTGCCCACGTCCTGCAGGCCGGCTCGCCGATGGTCCTTGACGCGAACAACAACGTGGTGATCGACAACGCTGCGCACAAGGAAGCACTCGACTTCTACGTCAGCCTCACCAAGTCCGCCCCTCCGGGCGCTGCACAGGTTGACTGGGCAGCGGCTCAGAACCTGTTCAACCAGGGCAAGACCGCCATGACCCGCTTCTGGGCCCACGCTTACCGGCAGATCCCCAAGGACTCTCCCGTGGCAGGCAAGGTGGGAGCTGCAGCAATGATTGGCGGCAGCGCCGGCGTCGCGGGTGTTCCTGGCCCGTGGTACCTGTCCGTGCCCAAGGCGACCAAGAACGCTGATGCCGCCAAGAAGTTCATCAAGTGCGCGTACGACCACAACAGCATGGGTGTGGAATCCAGCCTCGGCCTCGCCTCGCGCATCTCAGCGTTTGAGAAGTACCAAAACCAGCCAGGCTACGAGAGCTTCAAGCCGCTGATCGAAACGCTGAACGGCAAGGCAACCGCAACACGTCCGGCAACAGCCAAGTGGCAGCAGATTGTGGACACCGTGCTGGTGCCTCTCCTGCAGAAGGCAGTGGCAGGCGGCGATTCTGCCACCCTCCTGGCTGACGCCAAGAAGCAGATCCAGGACCTCCTCAAGTAAAGACTCCGCGGCCGGCACCAGCCGACTCAGCCGGTGCCGGCCGCGGCCCCAACAAACAGAAGAGAAAATCGTGCGTATCTCCGATCGCCGCTTCGCCCTATACCTGATGACCCCAGCGGCGCTGTTCCTGGCCGTGTTTGTGGCTTACCCGCTGTTCCGCCTCGTCGCAGACAGCTTCTTCAAGATCTCGCCCATCGCGGGCGGTCCCCGTGACTTCGTCGGTTTCCAAAACTATGCGGCCGCGTTCGCCTCCGAAGCCTTCATGGGTGCCGGCTGGCGGACCCTCGCTTACACCGTGGTGGTGGTAACGCTCGAGTTCGCGCTCGGACTTGGGATGGCCCTCCTGTTCACCACGCTGGGACGCAAGTCCCAGATTTGGCGAACGGTCTTCCTTTACCCGCTGATGATTGCGCCGATCGTGGCCGGCCTGCTCTGGAAGTTCCTGATGATCGATAACTTCGGCCTCATCGGGACCATCCTGCACCAAGCGGGCATCCTCTCCAACCCCAACCAGATCGGCTGGCTCTCGGACCCGAACATCGTGCTGTTCTCGGTGGCTGTCCCGGATATCTGGCTCACGACGTCCTTCATGTGCCTGGTCTTGTTCGCCGGTCTCCAAAACATTCCCGGCGACCTCATCGAGGCAGCACGCCTGGACGGCGCCAAGGCACCGGCGCTCCTGTTCCAGATCATCCTTCCGCTCCTACGCCCGGTGATCGCCGTGGCACTGGTGGTCCGCGGAATCGATGCCGCCAGGGCCTTTGACACCATCCTCATCCAAACCAACGGCGGCCCCCAGTCGGCATCCGAAACCATGAGCCTGCTGATCTACCGGACCATGATCCGCTTCGGCGATCCCGGCCTGGCCAGCGCCATGGGCACCATCTACCTGCTGGCGATGCTCGCCGTCGCATTCTTCGCGGTGGCCACCATCTGGCGGCCAGGAAAGGACAACTGATGCGCGTCGCCGAACGAACAAAGCCCGACGGCGGGAAGGCGCCTGCCATGACTGCCAGGAGTTCCGCTTCAACGCCCACGCATGGTGCCCCGCGCAAGCGCCGCGGCGTCAACCGCGAAGGCCTGGAGGCCGGTCGCCGCAGCACAAGGACCATCCTGTGGATCCTGCTGGCCGCAGCCATGGTGCTGTACGGCTTCCCGTTCCTGTACCTGCTGTTTACCTCCTTCAAGACCCCCATCGATACCATCGCGGTTCCACCCACCATCCTCCCCAAGGAATGGACGCTTGAGAATTACGTGAACGCCTTGGGCCGCAGCGGTGTGCTGGCTTCATTCATCAACAGCATCCAGACCGCCATCATCAGCACCCTGCTGTCCTTGGTGCTGGCTGTCCCGGCGGCGTATGGCATCACGCGCTACAAGACTCCGAGCGGCCGGGTGTTCATCATGGCCGCACTGGTCACCCGCATGGTGCCTCCGGTAGCTATCGGCATTCCGCTGGCATCCATGATGGCTTCGGCAGGTTTGGCGGACACGCCGATCGCACTGTCCATTGCCCACACCACCATTTCGCTGCCGTTGTCCATCTGGTTGATGTCCAGCTTCTTTGAGGCTGTTCCCCGCGACTTGGAAGAGGCGGCAACCGTGGATGGCTGCAGCAGGCTGGGTGCGCTCTGGCGGGTGGTCATCCCGGTGGTTTCCGGAGGCATCGCCGTGACCGCGATCTTTGCTTTCCTGGCCTCCTGGAACGAGTTCCTCTTTGCGCTCCTCATGACCGCCATCCGCTCCCAGACCACTCCGGTGGTGATCGCGAACTTCCAGACCCAATTCGGCCTGGACTGGGGATCCATGACGGCGCTTGCCGCCGTGTACTCGATCCCGGTCATCCTTCTCACCCTTCTCTTGCAGCGCAAGATCGTCGCAGGCATGACGCTCGGCGCCGTCAAAGGCTGAGGCCGTCAAGGGCTGGGAAACCACAACACAAAAGGGCAGAAGCTATGTCAAGCAACAACTACTACGACGTGACCACGTGGCCGGTCGGCAATCCGACCGAGGACGTCGGTGAAGTCATTAACAGCATCATCGCTGACGTCAAGGAGCGGCAGACGGCCACGGATGCGAACGATGGCGGAAAGCCGGGAGCGGTGATCTACATTCCGCCGGGGGACTACCACCTCCGGACGCAGGTGGTGATCGACGTCAGTTTCCTCAGGATCCAAGGCTCTGGCCATGGCTTTACGTCCTCAAGCATCCGTTTCAACGTTCCCGAAGACGAATGGCCCGACTTGCATGAGCTGTGGCCGGGAGGGAGCCGCATTATCGTCGACCTTCCCGTCGGCGGGGACGGGGAGGAATCCAAGGGAGCCGCCTTCTACATCGAGCGAAATGGGAGCCCGCGGATCAGTTCGGTGGAGTTCTCCAACTTCTGCATCGACGGATTGCACTTCACCCCGGACGGCTCGGGGCTGCCAGCGGAAAACAGCTACGTCAACGGCAAGACCGGTATCTATGTGGCGAGCGCGAATGACTCATTCCGCGTAACCGGCATGGGGTTCATCTACCTTGAGAACGCCCTCACCATCCACAACGCGGATGCCCTCTCCATTCACGATAACTTCATCGCTGAATGCGGAAGCTGCATTGGGCTGCGCGGCTGGGGACAGGCATCAAAGATCACTGACAACTTGATCGGAGCAGGCTTCAAGGGTCACTCGATCTACGCCGAGAACCATGGCGGGCTCCTGATCACCGCGAACAACGTCTTTCCCCGTGGTGCCAGCAGCATCCACCTCAAAGGCGTCACCCGTTCAAGCGTCACCAACAACCGTTTGCATTCGTTCTACCCCGGGATGGTGGTTCTTGCAGCAAACAGTTCCGAGAACCTCGTGGCCACCAATCACTTCCTGCGTGACCATGAGCCCTGGACACCCTTCCTGGGAGTCGATAACGGGCTGGACGATCTTTACGGGCTTCTCTGTGTGAGCGGGAGCAACAACTCTGTGGTGGGCAACCACTTCTCCGAGGTCATCGACGCACAGAGCGTCCGTCCCGCAGGAGCGACGCCGGTCATCATCCGGTTGCTGGAGGGGGCTGGGAACTTCGTTTCCAACAACCACGTGGTGGCGTTGGACGTCCACGCCACGTCCAGTGACTCCTGCTTCTCGGCGCAGGTGGACGCGCTGCTGACCACGGGGGCTTCTGATGGACTCGCAGTTACCGCCGTCCTGGTCGAGCCCGAATCAGCCCGGAATACGATCCTCGATTCCGGAAGCGAGGCCCAAGTCATCGCTGATAGGGCTGTTAACGCCTTGAGGGCCACGCCCACGGTCGGTTTCCAGGCGGCACATGTTAGTTCGAGCGCAGGATCAGCACCAACATCATGAGGACGTGGGGGACCAATGACCAATAGATCAGTGGGTATCAAGGATGTGGCGGCCGCGGCCGGGGTTTCGGTCACCACCGTATCCCATGTCCTCAACGACGTCGCCTACGCCCGGGTGGGCGCAAGAACGAGGGAACGGGTCCAGGAGGCCGCCCATCGCCTGGGATACGGCCCGAACCGGCTTGCCCAGGCCTTGAGGACCCAACGTTCGGGGATGATCGGGTTCATCAGCGAGGAAATCGCTACTACGCCGCACGCAGGCAGGATCATCCTGGGTTCCGAGGAAACTGCCAAGCGTCGGGGCTACAACATCATGATCATCAACTCCACCAGCACCAGCTCCCAGGATTCCAAGGAAAGCCAGGTGGCGGACCTGCTGGACCGGCAGGTGGACGGCATCCTGTACGCCACGATGTACCACCGGAGGCTTGTTGTCCCCAAGAACCTTGCCGGACTGCCGGCCGTCCTGGTGGACTCCGAAGACATCAGCCATACTGTTTCCTCAGTCATCCCCGACGAAGTGGGCGGCGCAAGGTCGGCCGTGCAGACCCTGATCGATGCCGGGCACACGCGGATCGGCATGCTCAACAACACCGACGACGTTCCCGCGACCCACTCCCGGCTGAGGGCTTTCAAGGAAACGCTGGCAGATGCCGGGCTGACGTTCCACGAAGAACTGGTCCAATCCGAGCATTCGGAAATGCCCGGTGGCTACCAGGCGGCACTGCGCCTGCTGAAACCCGAGAGCCGGCCCACGGCTGTGTTCTGCTACAACGACCGCATGGCCATGGGTGCGTACCGGGCCGCTGCGGAACTTGG
This window of the Arthrobacter sp. StoSoilB5 genome carries:
- a CDS encoding sugar ABC transporter substrate-binding protein, which produces MSTRKTISRLVTLGGLCTAVALAATGCGAGGPAPTSGSGSSTVNVLVEAGGHAELTGVAQQCKKDTGLDVNFVELPYDGMFNRLSSEFSSGNVSFDVAALDSVWLPSFKDAVQPIDELFTDEAKKDIFPALVKEANVDGHFIGMPAWTNAEIILYRKDLFEDAKNKADFKAKYGYELAAPTTWKQYQDISEFFTKDGMYGTDVKGAVETEWLAHVLQAGSPMVLDANNNVVIDNAAHKEALDFYVSLTKSAPPGAAQVDWAAAQNLFNQGKTAMTRFWAHAYRQIPKDSPVAGKVGAAAMIGGSAGVAGVPGPWYLSVPKATKNADAAKKFIKCAYDHNSMGVESSLGLASRISAFEKYQNQPGYESFKPLIETLNGKATATRPATAKWQQIVDTVLVPLLQKAVAGGDSATLLADAKKQIQDLLK
- a CDS encoding glycoside hydrolase family 32 protein; translation: MTRRPKALMSIGVAVALTAASSAVATTAQATDPDPATQQYRPYLHYTPEANWMNDPNGLVFHNGKYHMYYQYNPNGTRWGDMSWGHASSTDLIHWEEQPLAIPRGFNGSGQVIEEIFSGSVVVDTQNTSGLGTLQNPPLVAIYTSNYTAAHPTQAGKQAQSLAFSTDDGQTWTKYGNNPVLSRNTSSFRDPKVFWYDAPTGPDYWVMAAVEADEHRVLFYKSNDLKQWNYLDDFGPANATGGQWECPDLFPLAVDGDPNNVKWVLSVNINPGAVAGGSGGQYFVGTFNGTSFTAENIDPASQLPPGNVLAGFNGGNYSGWNVQNDPSNSSGPWGSVPASGTLPGQMAVTGNIGAGLVNGFNGGDAPVGTMESAPFTLDKDYLNFLAGGGKHPQESGQQSGNQPPPGYLLFDGFDYSGTLTQAGWQLTGDFQAALNPSTSGGEFAIGKRINTFEGGPYQDNNVGTITSPEFYLTNTNIGFLLGGGSRTGGELQVELLVGGVPVRTATGTNSGDLNWQNWDVSPWYGQIARIRVVDNATGPWGHLTLDHMVLGSEQAKPRSSETTVNLVVNGQTVRTATGNDSEHLDWKAWDVSAYKGSQATIKIVDNNRGGWGHILADEFVSSYASHLEQHDWLDWGRDYYATVSFNNAPDGKRIMLGWMNNWDYGQDTPSTTWRGTMALPREVVLTQTSMGPRLRQQVVSQADALKNTAAAYTASAQDIAPGTTTLPITGDVVQVDAEFSPGTAAAFGLKVLGNGTEATRIGYAPATKRLSIDRTNSGNEGFHPAFSSVEDPRVELMNGRLRLRLYVDRASVELFAQDGLTTITDQVFPAAGATNISVFSEGGTARLESLRVTPLNQAMWGG
- a CDS encoding NosD domain-containing protein, which codes for MTTVYDVTTWSVPGNPSATPYNDIGLIINSIIADIKSQQTSQASKPGAVIYIPPGDYSLKTRVNVDISFLTIRGSGHGFTSLSIRYNAGNTSGWHEINPGASRVRVENTDGNTDAFRVYRTGDPRLSSVVFENFCLDGVSFGSNENDYTNGKTGIRFDSANDSCRVERMGMVYLEHGLVVRDTDALSVSSNFLAECGSCVELTGSGQASKVTDNLIGAGYVGFSIFAEGHMGLLVTGNNVFPRGKSSVHFKNCTRSSITSNRFHAFYPGMVNFEGSCTENLVGANHFLRQMEPFDPLKPYNNGLDDLFGLVHIAGSNNTVVGNHFSYDVASGSVTPSGQTPTIILVASGNNNYIATNNTVSAIAVHTVVLDASTSGSKVLDSGDSNQVVRYASNYAFRATP
- a CDS encoding LacI family DNA-binding transcriptional regulator, with protein sequence MTNRSVGIKDVAAAAGVSVTTVSHVLNDVAYARVGARTRERVQEAAHRLGYGPNRLAQALRTQRSGMIGFISEEIATTPHAGRIILGSEETAKRRGYNIMIINSTSTSSQDSKESQVADLLDRQVDGILYATMYHRRLVVPKNLAGLPAVLVDSEDISHTVSSVIPDEVGGARSAVQTLIDAGHTRIGMLNNTDDVPATHSRLRAFKETLADAGLTFHEELVQSEHSEMPGGYQAALRLLKPESRPTAVFCYNDRMAMGAYRAAAELGLRIPDDISLVGFDNQELIAENLYPALTTVALPHYEMGAWATENLIDAIEGKTDLQLFATHPTVLPCPMVLRDSVASLPKDLR
- a CDS encoding right-handed parallel beta-helix repeat-containing protein, which gives rise to MSSNNYYDVTTWPVGNPTEDVGEVINSIIADVKERQTATDANDGGKPGAVIYIPPGDYHLRTQVVIDVSFLRIQGSGHGFTSSSIRFNVPEDEWPDLHELWPGGSRIIVDLPVGGDGEESKGAAFYIERNGSPRISSVEFSNFCIDGLHFTPDGSGLPAENSYVNGKTGIYVASANDSFRVTGMGFIYLENALTIHNADALSIHDNFIAECGSCIGLRGWGQASKITDNLIGAGFKGHSIYAENHGGLLITANNVFPRGASSIHLKGVTRSSVTNNRLHSFYPGMVVLAANSSENLVATNHFLRDHEPWTPFLGVDNGLDDLYGLLCVSGSNNSVVGNHFSEVIDAQSVRPAGATPVIIRLLEGAGNFVSNNHVVALDVHATSSDSCFSAQVDALLTTGASDGLAVTAVLVEPESARNTILDSGSEAQVIADRAVNALRATPTVGFQAAHVSSSAGSAPTS
- a CDS encoding copper homeostasis protein CutC translates to MKLEIAVVSAAGAGTAASEGADRIELCSSLELGGITPSQGLMEASVEHVAGRLQIHPLIRCRPGDFHYSASDVDTMVHEVRHLLAQGAHGVVVGALTAEGDVDVHAIRRLLDSARQASPEAQLTFHRAIDQSRDPMATLDELLELGFTRVLTSGHEPTAGEGLATLSEMVERAGGAIEIMAGGGLTLGDIPAMHAAGLSAVHLSAKRTVSTLGERTISLGAQDDADPTAYTVTDRDTVRMLRAEINALELGAPPE
- a CDS encoding thioesterase family protein, whose protein sequence is MRWGDMDAYGHINNVQIVRMLEEARIAAFGPPRGAGLPGVEPPAALFNDVEEGTMTLVVEHKVRYVRTLEYRNIPAVVQIWVGAIKGASFDLHYVIKDPVTKEDCVKATTHLAFVAEATGRVLRLTPDQKEKLERYRA
- a CDS encoding carbohydrate ABC transporter permease encodes the protein MRVAERTKPDGGKAPAMTARSSASTPTHGAPRKRRGVNREGLEAGRRSTRTILWILLAAAMVLYGFPFLYLLFTSFKTPIDTIAVPPTILPKEWTLENYVNALGRSGVLASFINSIQTAIISTLLSLVLAVPAAYGITRYKTPSGRVFIMAALVTRMVPPVAIGIPLASMMASAGLADTPIALSIAHTTISLPLSIWLMSSFFEAVPRDLEEAATVDGCSRLGALWRVVIPVVSGGIAVTAIFAFLASWNEFLFALLMTAIRSQTTPVVIANFQTQFGLDWGSMTALAAVYSIPVILLTLLLQRKIVAGMTLGAVKG
- a CDS encoding sugar ABC transporter permease, with amino-acid sequence MRISDRRFALYLMTPAALFLAVFVAYPLFRLVADSFFKISPIAGGPRDFVGFQNYAAAFASEAFMGAGWRTLAYTVVVVTLEFALGLGMALLFTTLGRKSQIWRTVFLYPLMIAPIVAGLLWKFLMIDNFGLIGTILHQAGILSNPNQIGWLSDPNIVLFSVAVPDIWLTTSFMCLVLFAGLQNIPGDLIEAARLDGAKAPALLFQIILPLLRPVIAVALVVRGIDAARAFDTILIQTNGGPQSASETMSLLIYRTMIRFGDPGLASAMGTIYLLAMLAVAFFAVATIWRPGKDN